One Poecilia reticulata strain Guanapo linkage group LG19, Guppy_female_1.0+MT, whole genome shotgun sequence genomic window carries:
- the LOC103482032 gene encoding uncharacterized protein LOC103482032 has protein sequence MALPADGSPMLEAHQDKGKDHGKVWLNEANMVSEDHGEELRYSSPPRSVDCSTSSSSSNTTSSSGSSTTSSTEDEVGNEDQHDFKSRFRVVQVLRPNIKFLWGIGVLEESLKLLNSTIHQLCSADSSLTVVDVASQLLEILPPNFQYIQDIGVAQKCQEDTAPCTSLEFTSGLDKKQEPILRPEKFRPIATLQHHQVGLEEDGASLTSRHARRITNKVYAAKEDDPPSKLSFGTVLPSSFNFTSGLDKQEESILRPEDSKPIGISPQPLGGWKNVVASLTFGCANRTTKKVDAAKEDDPKPSHQVGLKEDAAHVTSVTGINGKRTKDSDAEEQPPAKRTRDTVAEEELPTKRTRDSDEAKQEPSARRIRENQADDELPSKRTRYTVAKEEPPAKRTKIGLPARGDLFSAFWSRPLAGKDLPAKRTRDGVAKEGPPAKRIKITLPAKMTRDSIAEVKLPAKRIRDSVAEEELAAKRTKYSDDASWDEVFHSILRKVAWTCGNSLFIPYRKTEYEDPILIHPVPSLLPWTSCKDPGLSSPVLSPSCKMARKPPVLPSPVLSPSPLTQYSEDPILSPRVFSPPPRMPCDIEEEPIPSTSSGITARVSSRHVWFSRHVWFRPRYVLSSDSD, from the coding sequence ATGGCGCTTCCAGCAGATGGATCCCCAATGTTGGAGGCACATCAAGACAAAGGTAAGGATCATGGTAAGGTATGGTTAAATGAAGCCAACATGGTTTCTGAAGACCATGGAGAGGAGTTGAGGTATAGTTCACCTCCGCGGTCTGTGGACTGTTCTACCAGCTCCAGTAGTAGCAATACTACCAGCTCCAGTGGTAGCTCTACCACTAGTTCCACTGAAGACGAGGTAGGTAATGAAGACCAGCATGACTTTAAATCCCGATTTCGGGTTGTCCAGGTCCTTCGACCAAATATTAAATTCCTGTGGGGTATAGGAGTGCTTGAAGAGTCATTGAAACTTCTGAATTCGACGATTCATCAGCTGTGCTCCGCTGACAGTAGTCTGACAGTAGTCGATGTTGCGTCACAGTTGCTTGAGATTCTTCCCCCAAATTTCCAATACATACAAGACATTGGGGTGGCTCAGAAATGTCAAGAAGACACAGCTCCCTGTACTTCACTTGAATTCACATCTGGACTTGACAAAAAGCAAGAGCCAATTTTGCGTCCAGAGAAGTTCAGACCTATCGCTACTTTGCAACATCATCAGGTAGGTTTGGAAGAGGACGGGGCTTCTTTGACCTCCAGACATGCCAGAAGAATAACGAATAAGGTGTATGCTGCGAAGGAGGACGACCCACCATCAAAGCTTAGTTTTGGTACCGTGCTTCCTTCcagctttaatttcacatcTGGACTTGACAAACAGGAAGAGTCAATTTTGcgtccagaggactccaaacCTATCGGTATCTCACCACAACCTCTGGGGGGTTGGAAAAATGTAGTGGCTTCTTTAACTTTTGGCTGTGCCAACAGAACTACAAAGAAGGTGGATGCTGCAAAGGAGGACGACCCAAAGCCTAGTCATCAGGTAGGTTTAAAAGAGGACGCAGCTCATGTGACATCTGTGACTGGCATAAACGGAAAGAGGACAAAGGACAGTGATGCTGAAGAGCAGCCCCCAGCCAAGAGGACTAGGGACACTGTTGCTGAAGAGGAGCTCCCCACGAAGAGGACCAGGGATAGTGATGAGGCTAAACAGGAGCCCTCTGCCAGGAGGATTAGGGAGAACCAAGCTGATGATGAGCTCCCCTCCAAGAGGACCAGGTACACTGTTGCTAAAGAGGAGCCCCCAGCCAAGAGGACAAAGATCGGTCTTCCTGCAAGGGGTGAtctcttttcagctttttggTCACGCCCTCTTGCTGGAAAGGACCTCCCTGCCAAGAGAACCAGGGACGGTGTTGCTAAAGAAGGGCCCCCTGCCAAGAGGATTAAGATCACTCTCCCCGCCAAGATGACCAGGGACAGTATTGCTGAAGTCAAGTTACCAGCCAAGAGGATTAGGGACAGTGTTGCTGAAGAGGAGCTTGCCGCCAAGAGGACTAAGTATAGCGATGATGCCAGTTGGGACGAGGTCTTTCACAGCATTCTCAGAAAGGTGGCATGGACATGTGGTAATTCTCTGTTCATTCCCTACCGAAAGACAGAATATGAAGATCCCATTCTGATACACCCTGTCCCCAGTCTCCTACCTTGGACATCGTGTAAGGATCCTGGATTGTCATCCCCAGTCCTCAGTCCCTCTTGTAAAATGGCGCGTAAACCTCCTGTTTTGCCATCCCCCGTCCTCAGTCCCTCACCATTGACGCAGTACAGTGAAGATCCCATTTTGTCACCCCGTGTTTTCAGTCCCCCACCAAGGATGCCATGTGACATAGAAGAGGAACCAATACCATCAACATCTAGTGGAATTACAGCAAGAGTGAGTTCCAGACATGTGTGGTTTAGCAGACATGTGTGGTTTAGACCTCGCTACGTCTTGTCAAGTGACTCTGATTAG